One bacterium genomic window carries:
- a CDS encoding prepilin-type N-terminal cleavage/methylation domain-containing protein: MMKKGQRYNRGFTLIELLVVLAISMVLMGLVLYPVTQSFKMTRSAQAMVESQDAARFAMEQISRDLGEAMDIVEYENAQPLQIPVLQSDGITVEFLDVPNAKIDFVLPKMIAHCNNPDHPVDATDPTKYPRDFERGDEALPSCPVCDSTDVEIRPGLPLQPDTKVVRYFLGLMYNNPDPHDGKYADPDAPDFGWLSPWAKNVEAGAGNQVVLYRIEFDSSDETIFGTDKDIAVAKLKEILEDPRFFYSDESDSSAEPFWHVWARKARVVGVGKYEDLVEGVDSDGDGNWNSLTPCVTFNYKKMDNDDFSGTYSSDQSYEYPDAVPAIYQAEYGYWMPDDYDISVYRYTYDSNNSPSVINEYAMDLDDGSTHVVINKRVYTASTETWSSPVTTFDITQYNTDLTNNGKVLPGTIGSGCEMAFTIDTTRGRVNFAITPPTPDDYGSISDLDPAAINYDYTEAYRQDRGTARRGALLSTFKSGSDNYLEYATIVPGSERVTGPDMTPNSSSSYVTYQRVPFALGEPGYNQYKVDYDNGRIYFSSVYEQALPEDRGKIYVNYKVRFNRDGDVVRGNYRTRAAVVVHLQMKMYDPESAKPHSVDLTNTIKVRNALR; the protein is encoded by the coding sequence CGCCCAGGCAATGGTAGAGTCGCAGGATGCGGCGCGTTTTGCCATGGAGCAGATCAGCCGCGACCTCGGCGAGGCAATGGATATCGTCGAGTACGAAAATGCCCAGCCTCTACAGATTCCTGTGCTTCAGTCTGATGGCATCACCGTAGAATTTTTGGATGTGCCGAATGCAAAGATAGATTTTGTGCTTCCAAAAATGATAGCCCACTGCAACAATCCTGATCATCCTGTTGATGCGACTGATCCGACCAAATATCCGCGCGATTTCGAGCGAGGTGATGAAGCTCTGCCGAGTTGTCCGGTGTGCGATTCAACAGACGTCGAGATTCGTCCTGGGTTGCCGCTGCAGCCGGATACAAAGGTTGTCAGATATTTTCTTGGTCTGATGTATAACAATCCGGACCCGCATGACGGCAAGTATGCAGACCCTGACGCTCCTGATTTCGGCTGGCTCTCTCCCTGGGCCAAGAATGTTGAGGCGGGAGCGGGTAACCAGGTGGTCTTATACAGGATCGAGTTCGACTCGTCAGACGAGACCATTTTCGGCACTGACAAAGATATTGCTGTTGCAAAGCTCAAGGAAATTTTGGAGGACCCAAGATTTTTCTACAGTGATGAATCCGACAGTTCAGCAGAGCCTTTCTGGCATGTATGGGCGCGTAAGGCTCGTGTAGTCGGGGTCGGTAAATACGAGGACTTGGTCGAGGGCGTCGATTCTGACGGCGACGGCAACTGGAATTCTCTGACCCCATGTGTCACGTTCAACTATAAGAAGATGGACAATGACGATTTCTCCGGTACCTATTCGTCCGATCAGAGCTATGAATATCCTGACGCCGTTCCGGCCATCTATCAAGCTGAATATGGCTATTGGATGCCGGACGATTATGATATTTCGGTATATCGCTACACATATGACTCAAACAACTCACCGAGCGTCATCAACGAATACGCAATGGATCTGGATGACGGCAGCACGCATGTAGTTATCAACAAGAGAGTCTATACCGCGTCCACCGAAACTTGGTCTTCACCGGTCACCACATTCGATATAACTCAATACAATACAGACCTGACGAACAACGGCAAGGTCCTTCCCGGCACCATCGGCTCCGGCTGCGAAATGGCGTTTACCATAGACACGACACGCGGCAGGGTCAATTTTGCTATAACGCCGCCGACGCCTGATGACTATGGATCAATAAGTGATCTCGATCCTGCCGCCATCAATTACGACTATACAGAAGCATATAGACAAGACAGGGGCACAGCCCGCCGGGGTGCGCTGCTGAGCACTTTCAAATCCGGCAGTGACAATTATCTGGAATACGCCACGATTGTGCCCGGCAGCGAGCGGGTAACCGGACCAGATATGACTCCCAACTCCAGCAGCAGCTATGTCACATATCAGCGCGTGCCTTTTGCTCTGGGTGAGCCGGGTTACAATCAGTATAAGGTCGATTATGACAATGGCCGTATATATTTCAGTTCAGTTTATGAGCAGGCTCTGCCGGAGGATCGCGGCAAAATATACGTAAATTACAAAGTCCGGTTCAACCGGGACGGCGATGTTGTGCGCGGCAACTATCGAACAAGGGCTGCGGTTGTTGTTCACTTACAGATGAAGATGTATGATCCCGAGTCCGCCAAGCCTCATTCAGTCGATCTAACCAACACTATCAAGGTGCGCAATGCGCTCAGATAA